In Dromaius novaehollandiae isolate bDroNov1 chromosome 2, bDroNov1.hap1, whole genome shotgun sequence, one DNA window encodes the following:
- the IL7 gene encoding interleukin-7 isoform X1, which translates to MFHAFFRSIFRVLPLFLVLSPVNSSSCTMGNKTTEIRVKYENVLSHDIKELVNMSAEYHRDRCCKNKKHENAKVFFCNDTQEIESLQSMACNMLKFFHKQKISKDFRWKAALVSCGTLQVLQCKCERNKKEKICPQVDTHKEDTETGEHSKKKCNQEFCELKENISSLRSCWNKFEKIISRILMESYCTLFLETE; encoded by the exons ATGTTCCATG CCTTTTTTAGATCTATCTTTCGGGTTCTGCCACTATTCCTTGTTCTGTCACCAGTGAATTCCAGTAGCTGTACAATGGGAAACAAAACAACTGAAATCCGTGTGAAGTATGAGAATGTACTAAGCCACGACATCAAGGAGCTG GTAAATATGTCTGCAGAGTATCATCGTGATAGGTGCTGCAAgaataaaaaacatgaaaatgccAAAGTGTTCTTCTGCAATGATACTCAG gaaaTAGAATCACTACAGAGTATGGCGTGCAACATGCTTAAATTCTTTCATAAGCAAAAAATCAGCAAAGATTTTAGATGGAAAGCCGCATTAGTCTCATGTGGGACGTTACAAGTTCTACAGTGCAaatgtgaaagaaataaaaaagagaag ATTTGCCCACAGGTAGATACACATAAAGAAGATACAGAAACAGGTGAACACTCAAAAAAGAAATGTAACCAAGAATTTtgtgaactgaaagaaaatatatctAGCCTTCGATCCTGCTggaataaatttgaaaaaataatttccag AATTCTGATGGAAAGCTACTGTACCTTGTTCCTGGAGACAGAATAA
- the IL7 gene encoding interleukin-7 isoform X2, whose translation MFHAFFRSIFRVLPLFLVLSPVNSSSCTMGNKTTEIRVKYENVLSHDIKELVNMSAEYHRDRCCKNKKHENAKVFFCNDTQEIESLQSMACNMLKFFHKQKISKDFRWKAALVSCGTLQVLQCKCERNKKEKNSDGKLLYLVPGDRIMATGKLLKSKKWKQKPLFE comes from the exons ATGTTCCATG CCTTTTTTAGATCTATCTTTCGGGTTCTGCCACTATTCCTTGTTCTGTCACCAGTGAATTCCAGTAGCTGTACAATGGGAAACAAAACAACTGAAATCCGTGTGAAGTATGAGAATGTACTAAGCCACGACATCAAGGAGCTG GTAAATATGTCTGCAGAGTATCATCGTGATAGGTGCTGCAAgaataaaaaacatgaaaatgccAAAGTGTTCTTCTGCAATGATACTCAG gaaaTAGAATCACTACAGAGTATGGCGTGCAACATGCTTAAATTCTTTCATAAGCAAAAAATCAGCAAAGATTTTAGATGGAAAGCCGCATTAGTCTCATGTGGGACGTTACAAGTTCTACAGTGCAaatgtgaaagaaataaaaaagagaag AATTCTGATGGAAAGCTACTGTACCTTGTTCCTGGAGACAGAATAATGGCTACAGGAAAGCTGCTGAAGTCCAAGAAGTGGAAACAAAAACCACTGTTTGAATGA